Genomic window (Dehalobacter sp. 12DCB1):
CCCTCATTCATGAACGCTACTCGGGTACAAAGTTCCGCTTCATCCATATATGGAGTAGACACCAGAATGGTCATTCCTTCCTGGTTCAACTGATATAAAATCTTCCAAAACTCTTTACGGAACTCCGGATCGACACCATAGGTCGGTTCATCGAGAATCAACAGTTCCGGCCTGGTGACAAGCGCGCAGGTCAGTGCCAGTTTTTGCTTCATTCCGCCGGAAAGTTGATCCGCAAATCTTTTTTTAAACGCAACGAGATTGGTGATTTCCAGAATCTCTTCCGAACGCTGGATAATGACTTCTTTTGTAAGGCTATACATCGATCCGAAAAAAAGTAAGTTCTCCATAACCGTAAGGTCGCCATAGAGGCTGAAACGCTGAGGCATATAACCAAAATTTCTGGCATCGGCGTCTTTTCCTTTTTCCCGTTCTCTATCCGTGGTGCCCAAAACCCTCACTTCACCGGCATCCGGGGTCAGCAGTCCGCAGATAACCCGGATGAGCGTCGTTTTGCCTGCTCCGTCCGGACCAATTAAACCAAAAATTTCTCCCGTGTTGACGTTCAGATTCGCATCGTTAACGGCCAGCAAAGATCCAAATTTTTTAGACAGCTGATTTACCTCAATCATCGGCCGTCTCTGCCTTCTTGATCATAACATCTGCCGGCATGCCCGGTTTCAATAATCCTTCGGAATTGTCCACTGCAATTTTGACTTTGTAGACGATATTGGCCCTTTCTCTTTTGGTTTGAATCGTTTTGGGGGTAAATTCTCCCTGACTGGCAATTTCTGCAATTGTGCCTGTAAATACCCTGTCTAGACCACTGATCGTGAAATCTGCTCCCCCTCCCAATTCTATAAAAGGCAGGTCATCTGTCGGTATATATACGTTAATCCAGACCTGGTCCAGATTAACAACCGTGGCCAACGTCGATCCGGCCGTGACATATTCACCAATTTCATAATTTTTGGTTTGAATGGTCCCGTCAATCGGGGATTTTATCTGCAGATCAGCCAACTGGGCTTCCGTTGCTTTGACAACAGTTTGCATCATCTTTACCTGATTTTCGGCAGTTATAATGATATGGTCACTGCTTCCCGACGGCAAAGCATCCAGATTGTTTTGTGCAATTGCAACATTCAGTTTGTCCCTTTCCAGCTGCGCTGCCAGATCATTACGCTGTATCTCGGCAATGATATCCGCTTTTTTGACCTTATCCCCGGATTTCCCCTGAAAATTCTGAACCTTGCCGGCGATCATTACACGCAAGTCCACGGTGGTAGCTTCAATCGTCCCGGATGCCTCAACCATCCCGTCATTGGAAGCATAAAAATACTCCCACCCCAGGTAGCCTGAAAGCAATACAACTGCAGCAATAATGGCTGCCACAATTTTCTTTTTTTTCGCCATTTTCGCGTCCCCTTTTCAAAATGTGCTTTTCTTTGTCTCTGTCGTTCCAGCAATATCATCCAGGCTATGATGCAGTTTGTCTATACTATTTTATACTAAGTGTCACAATTATATGACTATAGTGACATTGTAGCATAGCTCTATATTATTGCAAGATATGAAATCAGATTTCAAGCCAGCATAATCAGCAGTTTTTCTAGTTCTTCAAAGTGCCTAAACTGTTCTTTAATTTCCGGATAAGCTTCATTCTTGTCGTAAAGCAGCGCCTTGAATCCCAGCTTTCGTGGTGTTAAGAAATCATTCATATAGTCATCCCCAATAAAAACAGTATCATATCGACAGATCCCGGCCCTGGCTAACGCCGCCTGATAAATTGCCGGATGCGGCTTCCTCCATCCCTCCATAACTGAAGTTACGACAAAATCAAAGTAACGGTCAATCCCTGTTAAGCTCAAAAGTTCTTCGACCCCGTCTTTGACGATAAAATTGGATACCACAGCCAGCCTGTACTTTGCAGCCAGCTGAGCTAAACTGTTAGAAACGCCGGCGCCAAGATGACACTGTTTCCGATACTTACGCCAGTAATTGTCGACAAGCCGTTCGACAATTTCTGCTAGATCCGTCTCTTGGGGAGGAATTTTTGCAGCATTCCATTTTCTCCGGACAATCAGTCCGTATCTTTTCCTGATATCGCATTCCTGATTACAGGGAGAACTTGTCTTCAGCATTTTCCAGACAGAACTAAAGTGCTCAAAAAAATCGTCAAACCCGTCCCACACTTTTTCCGTCCCGGAGCCCTCATAAGCCCAAAGCGCATATTCTCTTTCCCCCGGGATATAATACATATCGATTAGTGTTTCCATGCAGTCAAAGAAAATGATTTTCTGTCTGGTCATGAAAGGTCCTTTCATATAATATATTCTAATTACTATATCCAATAATTGATTTATTATCGTATCAATCTTTATCGCCCTTTTCCAATGAAAGAGTGGCTAAATTTTTTATTTTTCTCGCATACTGATAATAATATTGTATCATTTATTATGTTGCCAAGGAGGTTGATCCAATGAAAATTGTTCCTAAACCTATCGAACATATATTAAAGAAAAAGAACATTCTTTGGAGCATGATCGTTTTGGTTATCTTGTTTTTTAGCGGATGTTCTCCTGCCGTACCTAAACCGTCCCCTTCTCCCACCGACGGACAGACTGAAAATATTGCCGCATACATTCCGTTGAACGTCGGCAATTACTGGCTCTATGAAGGAATTGGAAACGAATATGCTTCGTATACAGAAAAAGTTACCTACCAGCAGCGTAATCAATACCAGGTCATAATTGACAATGGCGGCACTGTTACAGCTAACAGATATGAAGTTGCAGCAGACCGTATTGTTAATACCTTTAGACAGTCTGAATTCTATGAAGATAAAAATATTTTGGATCAACCATCAAATATTGAGGCTATCCTTCTGCAATCACCGCTTACCGCAGGCAATTCGTGGACCAGTGAAGGAAATTCATATGAGGTCATTGACACGTCCGCCACGGTAGAAGTACCAGCTGG
Coding sequences:
- a CDS encoding HAD family hydrolase, which encodes MTRQKIIFFDCMETLIDMYYIPGEREYALWAYEGSGTEKVWDGFDDFFEHFSSVWKMLKTSSPCNQECDIRKRYGLIVRRKWNAAKIPPQETDLAEIVERLVDNYWRKYRKQCHLGAGVSNSLAQLAAKYRLAVVSNFIVKDGVEELLSLTGIDRYFDFVVTSVMEGWRKPHPAIYQAALARAGICRYDTVFIGDDYMNDFLTPRKLGFKALLYDKNEAYPEIKEQFRHFEELEKLLIMLA
- a CDS encoding ABC transporter ATP-binding protein, with product MIEVNQLSKKFGSLLAVNDANLNVNTGEIFGLIGPDGAGKTTLIRVICGLLTPDAGEVRVLGTTDREREKGKDADARNFGYMPQRFSLYGDLTVMENLLFFGSMYSLTKEVIIQRSEEILEITNLVAFKKRFADQLSGGMKQKLALTCALVTRPELLILDEPTYGVDPEFRKEFWKILYQLNQEGMTILVSTPYMDEAELCTRVAFMNEGSVHALDTPVGLKEKFPYQVWEVMADTKEPWLFGEADGILDYSLFGDKYRLIIDKNTEAEALIKQTLTAKGCTLGRLQKTAPSIEDVFVIMAGGK
- a CDS encoding efflux RND transporter periplasmic adaptor subunit, with amino-acid sequence MAKKKKIVAAIIAAVVLLSGYLGWEYFYASNDGMVEASGTIEATTVDLRVMIAGKVQNFQGKSGDKVKKADIIAEIQRNDLAAQLERDKLNVAIAQNNLDALPSGSSDHIIITAENQVKMMQTVVKATEAQLADLQIKSPIDGTIQTKNYEIGEYVTAGSTLATVVNLDQVWINVYIPTDDLPFIELGGGADFTISGLDRVFTGTIAEIASQGEFTPKTIQTKRERANIVYKVKIAVDNSEGLLKPGMPADVMIKKAETADD